Below is a genomic region from Amyelois transitella isolate CPQ chromosome 4, ilAmyTran1.1, whole genome shotgun sequence.
ACTGTGGCGAACCTTGACAATAACACTTATTAAATCAATGCTAATCTATCTACGTAGGGAGCTGATGATCTGAGATTTGCgaattatgataaattaatcaaaaacaCGCTGTTATCGAACAATCACTGCCGTGTACCTTTATCTTTAGAGtagtatgtaattatatgatatctttatgaaaaaaaaaatatttcaaaccaGAAATAGCCATTAAACCAGTAGATACAATTCTGTAATTAACCAATTAAGTATATGTACCTTTAATAAAACGAACAgaattatcttttaattttttatgggtttattagtaaaattttgattgaGTTTCTAAAGAATCGTGGCCAAAATTTGCCATGTGTCGAACTTGTCTAATACAGGGTTGAGAAGGTCCATGCTAGGTTGGGTGTAGATAGATGCGAAGTAGCCGTTGAACCGGTTGATGTAGCCAGCCAGAAGATCCCCAATCATGGCGTTAAATATGTCATCGAAATTGTCGTCCAGCTGGGTAGTTGACTGTAAGATTTAGGAGATTATTTCAAACAgccataaattaaaaaggcaAGTAAAATATCAGTCCAGATACAATGTTagtttgaatcttaattccatcatgaaaccatacagctgggcac
It encodes:
- the LOC106137010 gene encoding uncharacterized protein LOC106137010 produces the protein MEGDIWTAIPLEGRGKFDLQVHHLTVLGKIFLKPSEDGKSILVDRVENPKFFIEKIASTTQLDDNFDDIFNAMIGDLLAGYINRFNGYFASIYTQPSMDLLNPVLDKFDTWQILATIL